The DNA segment TGAAACCGGCATGGAATCGGGTTCGGCAACATAGTGCCAGGTATCGATTTTGCCCAGTTTGGTTGCCTCTACAATCCGGTGGATCGACAATGGATCGTCGGGGCCGCTGCTCAAATCCAGGTGATTCAGGATGTTCAGCGCCATAAGCATGGCTGCACCCTGGCTGTTCGGCGGACTGGCGTACACTACGACATCGCGGTAATGGGTAAAGATCGGATCCAGCCACTGCGCCTCGAATGCGGCAAAGTCTTCCGGGGTTACGAACCCGCCATTCTCCAGCAGCCACTCTCCCAGCCGCTGCGCTATCGGTCCGCGATAGTAATGATCACGCGCCGCCTGTATACCGGTACGGCGGCGGTACTCATCTCGGTCCGCGGTGCTCAGTTCGGGGTCAGGCGAGGCGGCGTCATGAGCGCGGCGGTAGGCGGCGGCCAGACCGCGCAGGGTGTCGGCCAGGTCAGGCTGACGTATGGTCTGGCCAACCCGCGGGGGATCGCCGTCGGGCAGAAACACTGCGGCAGTGTCGGAAAAGGACCGGATTGTTTCCTGCTCCTGGATTATGAACCCCACCATACTGCGACTGGCCGGCACCCCATCCTCTGCCATGGAAATTGCGGGTTGTATCAGCTCATCCAGGTGCATACTGCCCTCATCCCGAAGCATCAGCATCCAGCCGTCCCAGGCGCCAGGTATGATCACCCGATGGGGACCGCGCGGCCGGTTTCTCTCGGGATCCCGAAAGAAATCAAGCTCCACCAGGCTCCCGGTCTTGCCGATGCCGTCCAGGGCGCGGACGCGATCCTCGGCTGCATTGTAGTAGAGCGCCCAGGTGCCGCCGCCCAGGGCATGCGAGAAGTGCGGCTCGCTTACACTGATGGCCACCCCGATCGCCACGGCTGCATCGGCGGCTGTGCCGCCATCCTCCAGTACGGCACGGCCGACCTCGGTAGCCAGCGGGTCGCGGGTTGCTGCAGCCATCTGCCCGCCGGGAGACGGCTGCAGCGGCTGGTCGTTCCCGGGGAGGGTGTCGGTGGAAAACCGGCTGCGGTGGGCAATCCCGCTGGTGCCGCTGAAACCCTCGCCCGACAGGGCAGCGGCCAGATCCAGATCGATCGTGGTGCTATCAGCCGAACCATCATGAATCTCCTGCAGCCGCAGAAATTCGGCTGTGTCTACCCGTTCATCCGGGGCGCGATCCGGCTCCGTTTGACGGGTCGGCAGGGTCGGCAGCGCCTCGGGTGCTACCTCCTGCTGTTCGGCAGGGGATGCCTGACACCCGGCGGCTGCCGCCACCAGCATCGCGGAAACTGTCATCAGTGCCAGCCAGCGATTCCTCCGGCTGTTCGGCTCGAATCCTGATTGTGTGTGCATAGCTGCGACCTCGTGGTGATGCAAGTTCAAAGAACATCAATCAAACGACGGTTTATCCGTCGTTATCCTCCGTCAGAACCTCTGCCTGGTTAACCCCGCCACGGGGATCTGCTCCCAGGGCCAGCTCACCGCTCTCGGGATCGATGACGATCATATTGGCATTGCCCCAGATGCCGCCTTCGCTCACCGTATGACCCCGTGCCTCCATTGCCTCGCGCAATTCCTGCGGAGTTCCTTCCTCCATGCCAAGGTCGTTGTCGGCCTCCCATGGATACTGGGCAGAGGGGAATCCCCGGGTAAGAAAGCGGGGGTGGCTGACGGCATCCTGTGGGCTCATTCCGAATTCAACGACCCAGATAAACTGCTGGGTCTGCCCCTGGGGCTGGGTATCAACGCCGGTGTTGCCCCCCAGAATGTACGGCTTGTCATCACGCAATGCCATGTATGGATTACTGGTATGGCGCACCTTTTTCCCGGGGACAATCAGATTCGGGTCCCCCTCGTTCACTGACATCATGCGCATACGGTTATTGATGTGGATACCGGTATCGCCCAGCACCAGAAACTGCGAGCCCAGACTGGTCGTTGTAGATACGGCATTCCCCTGGGAATCTATGATCTGGAATGTAGTGGTATGACTGTAGTCGGGGTCGACCGGGAGCAGATTCTCCACGGGCCATTCCAGCACGCTGTCCATGCTGATTTGTGCCCGGCGCTCATCCGCATGCGCAGCAGACAGCAGCTCGGCAACAGGCACCTCTACCCAGTCAGGGTCGCCGACGTGATAGTATTTATCGATATGCGCCAGCTTGATTGCCTCGGTAAGCAGATGAACCACATCCGGATCATCAGGTCCCGTATAGCCTGAGAAGTCATAGTCCTTCAGGATGTTCAGTGCCATAAGCTGGGTTATCCCCTGGCTGTTGGGCGGGTTCTGGAAAACCTCGATACCGTTATAATCAATAGAGATCGGATCTACCATGTTGGCATGGTACGGCGTGAAGTCGGAAAGTGCGAAGGGACCATCGTTGGCATCCGAAAAACCGACTATGCGCTCGGCCAGAGGACCGCGATAGAAATAGTCAGCAGCAGCTGCCAACCCGCCTCGATGCCCACGTTCTTCAGCGAACCGGCGATAGGTGTCGGCAAGCCGCTGGAAAGTGTCAGCCATTTCAGGGATCTGCAGTGTATCTCCCTCTGCCGGCATGTTTCCGTCGGGCAGGTAGATAGCAGCGGTATCCGGGCGATCATTCAGGATGGCTTCCAGGTCGCCCTCCAGCCTGTTGATCAGCTCAGGACTGGCCGGGAATCCGTCGCTTGCCAGTCGGATGGCCGGTGCCAGGATCTGATCCAGCGGCAGCTCGCCGAATTCGATGAGTGATTCGATCCAGCCTCCCCAGGCCCCCGGTACAACGGCCTGATGCAAACCGTCGCTGCCGGCTCGCGGAGTAAAGTACTCAACGGTGTTGCCGGCTGCCACCGGACCAACCCCGTCCTGACTGTGCACCTGTCCGGAGGCGGCGTCGTAATGCAGCGCCCAGGTTCCGCCCCCCAGCGCACTGGAGAACCAGGGTTCGACAACACTCAGGGCAGCTGCCACTGCGACCGCAGCATCGGTTGCGGTGCCGCCAGCCTCCAGAACCTCTATGCCGGCTGCGGTAGCCAGAAAGTGAGCAGAAACTACGCCTGCCTGCTGGTTATGCGGGGGGGAGTCGGCAGTCGCGGCCGTGTCGGCCGGGGCGGTATCCGGGCTGTACACCCGGGTCAGTGCCATGGTGCGCATAATCAGTGCCCGCAGCCGCTCAGCATCCCGGGTGTGGCCCAATGGTTCCAGTGATGCGTACAGCTCACCCGGATGTACATCGGGGTGAGCGGCTTCCAGTATTTCCTGCAGCTGCTTCGGGGAGATCCCGAAGGTTTCTTCAATCCCTATGTGCTGTGTTTCTTGTCCATCTATCACCGAAAACTCAGGCAGGCTGGCGTCCTCGGCATCGGATCCCAGGGTTACCGAGAAGCGATAGATCTGGCCGTCGTTGTCGGGCTCAAAGCTTTCCTGGACAAAGCTGCGGCTGCGCTGCAGCTGCTGCTGTTCGGGGCCGTTGTTGGCTGCCGCGCTAAGGGCCGCCGCATACAGCGCTGCAATGCTGTCCGCATCCGGCGCGTCAGTATCCAGGTTATCCGTGTCCGGGCTGTCTGCAGGCAGGGTATCGGATGCCTGGGGTTCTGTTGCGTAGTCTTCCAGGTCCAGCTCCTGTGCCGATGTTGTTTCGCCGAAGGCACTGCGGCGCTGGTGATAGGCAGCAACTACCTCTCCGTTGGAGATCTCCAGGGTGACTTCATCGTTCCAGCCGTGTGCATCCGGCAGGCTGAAATAGGCGGTGTAGCTCCCGCTGTCAAGGCTGTTGGCAGTAGAGCATCCTGCTGCGGCAAGGAGTATCAGTATCCCGACAATTCCCCTGCGCAGCAGGGCTCCCGCTTTCGAATCCACGACGATTTTTCCTGATAAATTTACATGCATACACAGCTCCTTGGTTTTAAGGGTACTGAAATGGCTGGAGAAACGTCAAATCGGGGTATCTGCTTGACGGCAGCACAAGGCAGGGTTACCATCAAATAAACCGTTTTAATGAGGGGTGTGGGGTATGTACGTGAAGCAAAACTTGCGTTTTTTTTTGATTTTCGGGGTTGTCGCAGGGATACTGATCAGCTGTGTCAGTCAACCCCAGCCGGCAGCACGCGCGGCTGGGGCGCGAACCGTCACCGAGGTTCAGGTATATGAGCCGAACGTTCCGTTCGAAGTCCTGCCGGATCGGGTAGTACAGGGGGAGCGTGACGCGATCGCCGAAAGCCCGATGCGATTGACGTCCCGCTATTTCCGTCGCGAGACCACACGAGAGATCGAGAAAGATCTGTCTGCACTGCCGCAGCTTTCGGCACCAAACTATCCGCTGCTGGAGACCCTGTATAATCTGGCCCTGGAAGAGGCTTTGCAGAACGAGGAAGAGGATGGGACCTTTCGGACCGGTGCGTTATGGGCAGGGGTGTGGACCCGGGACATTGCCTATGCGGTGCACCTGGGGCTGGGCCCGGTCTTTCCCGAGTTGAGCTACAACAGTCTTATGCGAAAGGTAAATGACATGCCCGAGGTGATCCAGGATACCGGGACCGGGGGGGCCTGGCCGGTGAGCACCGACCGGGTTGTCTGGGCAATCGCCGCCTGGGATCTGTACAAGGTTACCGGTGACAGCAGTTTTCTGGCGGATATATATGAAATCCTTGCCAACACCGCGCGCCGCGATATTCGGGTCGCCTATGATCAGCAGCTTGGTCTGTTTTTGGGCGAGTCAAGCTTCCTCG comes from the Spirochaeta africana DSM 8902 genome and includes:
- a CDS encoding gamma-glutamyltransferase family protein, which encodes MHTQSGFEPNSRRNRWLALMTVSAMLVAAAAGCQASPAEQQEVAPEALPTLPTRQTEPDRAPDERVDTAEFLRLQEIHDGSADSTTIDLDLAAALSGEGFSGTSGIAHRSRFSTDTLPGNDQPLQPSPGGQMAAATRDPLATEVGRAVLEDGGTAADAAVAIGVAISVSEPHFSHALGGGTWALYYNAAEDRVRALDGIGKTGSLVELDFFRDPERNRPRGPHRVIIPGAWDGWMLMLRDEGSMHLDELIQPAISMAEDGVPASRSMVGFIIQEQETIRSFSDTAAVFLPDGDPPRVGQTIRQPDLADTLRGLAAAYRRAHDAASPDPELSTADRDEYRRRTGIQAARDHYYRGPIAQRLGEWLLENGGFVTPEDFAAFEAQWLDPIFTHYRDVVVYASPPNSQGAAMLMALNILNHLDLSSGPDDPLSIHRIVEATKLGKIDTWHYVAEPDSMPVSIETLLEPGYARQRAARVSDTAAISWPEDGGLNLSEDNSTTGFVVMDAEGNTVSVTTSTGAQFLVGGSTGILLNQRMEVMEIAESNPNIIAPDKKPRHTVNQYMAFRDGQLLLAGGNTGFDTQPQGMIQQFLHIVEFGMSPHEAVSRRRFITHAFPASQHPHRASNELFLEPGTPGHIADDLRSRGHRIGRSGVIGNANLLYRSPVTGQVQYGADPRGENTGFVLPP
- a CDS encoding gamma-glutamyltransferase family protein → MDSKAGALLRRGIVGILILLAAAGCSTANSLDSGSYTAYFSLPDAHGWNDEVTLEISNGEVVAAYHQRRSAFGETTSAQELDLEDYATEPQASDTLPADSPDTDNLDTDAPDADSIAALYAAALSAAANNGPEQQQLQRSRSFVQESFEPDNDGQIYRFSVTLGSDAEDASLPEFSVIDGQETQHIGIEETFGISPKQLQEILEAAHPDVHPGELYASLEPLGHTRDAERLRALIMRTMALTRVYSPDTAPADTAATADSPPHNQQAGVVSAHFLATAAGIEVLEAGGTATDAAVAVAAALSVVEPWFSSALGGGTWALHYDAASGQVHSQDGVGPVAAGNTVEYFTPRAGSDGLHQAVVPGAWGGWIESLIEFGELPLDQILAPAIRLASDGFPASPELINRLEGDLEAILNDRPDTAAIYLPDGNMPAEGDTLQIPEMADTFQRLADTYRRFAEERGHRGGLAAAADYFYRGPLAERIVGFSDANDGPFALSDFTPYHANMVDPISIDYNGIEVFQNPPNSQGITQLMALNILKDYDFSGYTGPDDPDVVHLLTEAIKLAHIDKYYHVGDPDWVEVPVAELLSAAHADERRAQISMDSVLEWPVENLLPVDPDYSHTTTFQIIDSQGNAVSTTTSLGSQFLVLGDTGIHINNRMRMMSVNEGDPNLIVPGKKVRHTSNPYMALRDDKPYILGGNTGVDTQPQGQTQQFIWVVEFGMSPQDAVSHPRFLTRGFPSAQYPWEADNDLGMEEGTPQELREAMEARGHTVSEGGIWGNANMIVIDPESGELALGADPRGGVNQAEVLTEDNDG